In the bacterium SCSIO 12741 genome, AACACTCTACAAGGAGAAAAAGGTGCTTTACATCGTAGCTGGGGACAAACACTGGATCAGTACCTGTTTTGAAAATCATTACAAAGACTTCACCGGAATAGTACGAGAACCCGGGCACCGATTGGGGTACTTTTTTATAGAAAAAGCCTTTCAACTATCGGTAAGACTGCCGCAAGTTACCGGAAGTACAAAAGAAGAATACTGGAACTTCATATTGGACCCACAAGGAAAGTACAAGCAAAAAGAAGAAGTAAAAGAGGCAATAGAAATGACTGATGAGTTAAAGGATGAAATAAAATCCTTTGCCAAAAAGGAGATAAAAAAGGATTCACTTAAACCCTCACAACAAACAAAGAATGTTCAAGAGAAATTCGGAATTTCTATGGCAGATGCCAAGAATGCCTTGTTTGAATCTTTAGATGAGGACACCGAAGAATTGGGGCATTTGTTTCAAAATCATCACGACCTAATTGAGGCTAACCCAAGGAGCATAAAGCGGCTGGCCAATCAGTATAGCATGTACAGAAATATCCTTTGGGAGGAGGATATCAATCCAGACATTGATAAACTATTTCGATGGATTATACTTCAAAACAATTATCCGATTTATACCGATACGGTTGAACGAGATTCAACTCTATATACGAGTGAAGGCCTACCAAAAGAACTGGAAGGGTTGAAATCAAATGAGCATTGGAAAATGCTGGTCAACGATCCTGATGACAAAAAGGGAGGTTCCTTAATATGGGCAGACGTAGCTCAATTTCTCGGTAAAGAGACTAACTAAACACCTGTTTTAAACAGCTTTTCATCCAGTCTTCCTGTACTCGATTTTTAAGCTCGATTTGTTCTTCCAGGCGATCGCATAAGGCCATTAACCCGTTGACTTTTTCGACGATGACTTTTTGTTCAATTAACGGGGCAAAGGGGACTAAGATATTGCGGAGTTTAGTTCCACTGAAATTTGCTTGATTCGTCTGAGCAGTAATTTGAGGGTTAATTTGAGTCACTCTACAAATCATCGAGTTAATGTAGTTATTAATATAGACGGGGTCGACAAATTTCATGACCAATGAAACTTTGATCAAATATGACGCTAATGTGTAGGTAAATCCTTCTCCAAAATAAACACCTGATTTTCCTACTAAGTCGTAGCTATTGGTCCTATTAAATACGAGATCGTACTTATCCAAATACAGTTTAGGAAGATCCTTGTGATCAGGAGGGATATATTTTAAGTTACCGAAAGTTAATTGTCCTTTTGAAGTGATGTTTCCCATTCTTAAAACAGGCACATTTTCATCATTATCATTTGTTTTTTGTGATGTCCCATATGCCATGAACTTCACCAATTCACCAAACCTACACCAAACCCACCCCTTAGGCAATTCAAACGGAACCTCCTCCGGGAGAATAGGAGGCAGGGTTCTTTCTTTTCGAATCTTTCCTTCTTTTACCAATCGGGCCTTCTCTTTTTGAATGCGCGTTAAAAGCTCCGAAGCAGGCTCCATTGGGGGCTCCTGAGCCTGACGAATGGAACGCCAATGAGCCGTCAACTTCCCTTGAACCGCCAATTGCAAAATCGTCTCCCGAAGTTTTTGTACGTTGGTTTTTTCGGTAAAAAAAGTGCCCAAATGCTGTTGGACCATCTCCCAATCTCGTTGAAGTTCTGTGTCTTGAGACTGAGATAAACGACGTAGGGCAGAGGTAACCCAGTTCTCCTTAAGCTGAACTCTTTTTTGGGTCAAGTTTTCCAGTTGATTGACTTCATCAAAAAGTTGGTTTACGATGTGGACAATAACCTTTTGTTCTTCGATTGGAGGAATAGGAATCTCTATCGGTCTCAATCTCCCTACCGAGATATTGGCAATATTCGTTGTTTGACTTGAACTTAATATCAAATTTGTTCTAGTTGAAGGTGCTTTAAGAAAAAAGGCTAAATAATTGGAATCAACTTTGTATGGACGAATAGCGGAAATAAAACCACCCAATGTATACTCACGATTCATTTGATTGTCAATCAATGCGACTTTCCCAACTAACTCTTTGCTATTAGCCATAGACATAATTACATCCCCAAGCCTTAAAATCTGGTCATCTCTCTTGACGAATTTTCGATTGACATAGATTAAATCATCCCAATCAACCTTCTCTTGTACGTTAGCTGTTCTAAGACATGGAATGTTTTCCGAAGAATCAATTATAGATTTTTCAGAGCTTGGAAAGGTAACTCCCCTGACTATTTCAACAATATTTCCAAGAGGTACTACTTTCCATTTTTTTGGTTTCTTTGATTTTGGATAGATATTATAGGCAAGTTGTATTTCTTCAGTTCTCCTTATTTTTCCTAGCTTTACTAACCGAACTTTTTCCTCTTGAATCTTTTTCAATAAATCTGAAGCTGATTCGATGTCAGGATTTTGCCGCCTCCATTCCGAGGTCAACTTTCCTTCAATTGCCAATTGTAAAATCAACCCCCTCAACTCTTGAGCATTTTTAGGATGAAGGGTTAAAGCCTTAAAGTGTTTCAACAATTCCATAGGTCTACTTTAAAGCCTCGTTTAGCACAGTCACAATTTCTTGTTGAATGGACGAAATTTGATTTTCTACCTGTTGAAACTCTTCCAACAATTCTTCAGGACTGGCCAAATCATCGCTTTCCTGGTAGGGATTTTTGATATCCAGGTTGTAGTTGCGGTTTCGGATCTCTTCAGCTGAAATCTTCCAGGCGAATTTTTTAAAAGATTCGTCGTCCCGGTCGTTCCACCAGGATTTTTCGAGATCAAATTCCTGAATACGAATAGGTTTGCCTTTGTTGTAGCTTTTCACTCCTTCCGGGTAGGGGTGTTCAAAATACCAGATATCCTCCGTTGGGTTTCCCTTTTCAAAAAACAATACGTTTGTTTTTATTCCGGTATACGGGTTAAACACCCCGTTGGGTAAGCGTACAATCGTATGGAGGTTACATTTGGCCAGCAACTCTTCCTTGATCCGGGTTTTTACGCCTTCACCAAACAATGAGCCATCAGGCAATACCACCGCACAGCGTCCTCCTTTTTTGAGTACACGGATAATCAAAGCGAGAAATAAATCAGCGGTTTCTTTGGTACGAAATTTTTGAGGAAAATTGGTTTCCGTTCCGTCTTCTTCCACACCTCCAAACGGTGGGTTGGTTAAGATAACGTTCACCCGGTCCTTGCTACTCCAGTCGGCATAGGGTCGGGTCAACAGGTTGCCCCGTTTTACCGCAGGAACATCAAATCCGTGTAACATTAGGTTGGTCGTACAGAGTAGGTGAGGGAGGGGCTTTTTTTCTATACCTCGAATACTTGCTTGTAGTTTGGCTTCGTCCTTGTCGTTTTTTACCAGCTTCTTTTTGTGGTCAATCGAGCAAGTCAAAAAACCACCTGTTCCACAAGCTGGGTCCAAAACACTTTCGTCCAGTTGCGGATCAACAATATCCACCATAAACTGGGTGACCGCTCTCGGGGTGTAATATTCACCCGAAGACCCGGCACTTTGAAGCTCCTTGAGAATAGTTTCGTAAATGTCGTTAAACAAATGACGTTCGCTAGTACTGTTAAAATCAATTTTATTGATCTGGTTGATGACCTGTCGAAACAAGGTCCCATTTTTCATGTAGTTGTAGGTATCTTCAAATATCGAGCGAATGATGTGGGCTTGAGGGCTGGTTTTAATATCTAACTCCTTGAGCGTAGGGAACAGTTCGTTGTTGATGAACTCCATCAGGTCGTCACCAGTTAACCCTTCCTCGTCAGAGGCCCAATTTTGCCATTTGAGGTCTTCAGGAATAGGGCTTTTGTAGTTGTTTAGCGTGATTGCCCATTCTTCCTCCTTGTCAGCAAAGATTTTCATAAACAGCATCCACACCATTTGCGAAATGCGCTGGGCATCGCCGTCTACTCCAGAATCTTTCCGCATAATATCGCGGATACCTTTGATGTTTGTTGTGATTGTACTCATACGTGCCTTTCGAACTCATTCCAGTTGATTACCGGAAGCCACAAAGATTGGTATTCGTTCATTAACAATCCACGTACCTGACGAACAAATTCTCCCGGTTGATTTCTGTAGTCCTGAATTTGGTTGTAGTGTTCACTTCTATCTACCTCACGCATAATTTTCTCAGCCATTTTAAAAAGGCTCAATCGGTTGTTGTGATTTTCTTCTACATCCAAATTCGGATTGGATTTCTTGATACGCCGGGGTTCCGAAAAAAGCGTACCCGAATTATCCTTATCGTTATATATCAGGTAATGATCTCCTGTTAGATTATCGGGAAAATCATTTAACGAAAAGTGCGCTGATCCATCAATGATCGAATGACTCGCAAATCGTCTTTTGAGCTCTCTACGAGTATGAAACTCTGGAGTCACATACATCACCTTGTTGAAATTCTGGTTTAGTCGAGAGATTTTTTTCAAAAATTGGAACTGCCGTTTATCCGCTTTAATCTTGATTTTAAAATAGTTGGAGTTAAACGCATTGTAAAAACGCGGTTGAGGATCATTGATATCAAATAGGTTCGATTTTTTGTATTGTAAAAAGTAATTTCCCACACAAACGTCGAATCCATAATACCTTCCTTCATTCACCGTATCCGGAAAGAAGGGGAGGTTGGTAATAGATTTGGCTTGAACAAATTCGTTGGTGTAGTTAAATGAGAATTGTGTTTCTGAAAACCCACATTTTTGCATAATCAAAGAGGAATTAGGGTTTTCTTGAATTGAAGTTTTTCAATAAGTACTTCGTTTTCGTCATCAAATAGCAGTTTCATTACGTCATCATATTGAAGGATAAATAAATCGACAAACTGCTTTCCGTTAATCAGATTAATTGTTTCCATGGCTGGATTATTGGCTCCTTCAATAGCTTTTGGGGCAAAATTTGAAAGGGTAATAAAAGTTCCTTGAAAGTCACGTTTTAGTGAACCTCGAAAGTTTCGAATATCGGTATCGTTTATTTTGTTGCTCTCATATCGTTTTACCTGCACTTGCAGTTTTACTGAAGCCACGCCATTTACTTTCAAAATTCCTTCATAGTCAATTCCTCTATCGCCAACATGTCCTGTTTCCTGAGTAGCCTCAAATCCCAGGGTCTGCAATAGTTTACTCACCAATAATTCAAATTCGGCAGCATCGAGGGTCAATATCTTCTTCCTAATGTTCTCTGTGAGTTTAGCCTGATCAAAGGGAATAGTATCCTTTTTTTTAGATTCAGGCACATCAAACCCGGCAGCTTGGGCAATCTCTTCTACTTGTGATATGGAAAATACAGTCAAGGAACTCTTGAGGGTGTTTTGCAATCCTATAGATAGTTGATATCGATTAACCGTTTGATCATTCCATTGAACAGGTATTCGTTCATAGAAAGTAAAATCGTCTTTTTCGAAGTATGGATTTCCCGTTGCCTTGCCCACAATAAGTCGACCATCACGATAGGTAGAAACGACAATGTCACCTTCCTTAATGTGGTTCCAAAATCGAAATATTTGCCCTGCATTTTGATAAGTACGGGCATCTCCATTATCGGGAAACAATCGACGATGTTCTTGAATAAAGTAATCTCGTGAATGGGGTTCTGCCGGAATTTTGTCCAACCAACCAATCGCTGCAAATCTTCTATCTTTAAAGATTTGAGTGTATTCGCCCCAAAGGGCACGAATAAAATAGGCTTTCATGTTAAGCAGATTTGTACAGTTCAGTTTCTAATTCGTTGATGGCCCTCTCAAATGCCTCTTTATTACCAAAAGCCTTAACAATTTCTACCGGTGAACCTATCTCGTTTAGTGGTCTTACTTTAAGAATTGATCCTTTTTCAATGGAGCCAATTCCTTCATCCTCGTATTTATCCAATAAACTTTCTATGACCTTTTTAGCAACCGGTCCATATTTTGAAAAGTAATTGCGTTTTCGCACGGCGTTGGCCCTTTCCTTTCGGGTGAGGGGAGGTTGGCCGAATGCAACGTGACAAATTAGGTCAAAGGCATCCATATCTTTTCCAACTTCTTCACGAAGTGCCTCAAACAAAACACCGTGTTCCGTGAGCTCAGTAATTAACTCCTCCTTCTTTTCTGTTTCGCTCCATTTATTTAAAAAGGCCTCTAAGGAGGAAAACTCTTTTTTGATATTGGTTCGGGTATAGTCCTTCAGGGACTCGGTTATGAGCTTACCGTCTTTACCATAGTATTGAACCTGTTCTCGAACTACATCAATGGGAACATTGTTCACATAATATTTGGGCACTCCTGGAAGGGGATCTGAAATGATTACATCATCTCGGCCGCCTTTTGGTTTGGAATCACCGTCTCCAGGAATCTCTGGGGGAACCACGGAATCTCCTGTTGCTGGTTCATAAATCTGTACAGGATCACCATCAAAATCAGGATCGGCAAATAAATTTGTCGCCTTTTTGAAGTCCATAATGGTGAAAAAGACCTTTCCTTCAGCTTCTCTAATCCGCGTTCCTCGGCCAACAATCTGTTTAAATTCAGTGGTTGATTTTATGGTTGAATCCAAGACAATCAGTTTAACCATTTTGGTGTCAATACCAGTGGTCAACATTTTTGACGTCGTTGCGATAACAGGAAACCTTTCTTCTACATCGATGAAATTATCCAGTTCCTGTTTTCCCACTTGATCATCACCGGTAATTTTCACCACATAATTCCTATGTTTAGCAACCAGATCAGCATTTTCGTTGATCAAGGCCTGCCTCATTCTGTTGGCGTGGTTAATATCATCGCAGAAGATGATAGTTTTCGAAAAACGATCGGTGTTTTTCAAAAACTCAGAGACCTTGTGAGCAACGAGTTCGGTGCGTTCATCAATGACTAGGTTTCGGTCGTAATCCGTTAGGTTATAAATGCGGTCAATGATCTCGTTTCCATATTTGTCTAACATTCCTTTGGTTGGCCGCCAACCGTCATCAACCGATGTAGCTATTCGTACTACTTTATAAGGTGCAAGGAATCCGTCATCAATTCCTTGTTTCAAGGAATAGGTATAAACCGGATCTCCGTAGTAGTCAATATTAGAAACCCTCTTGGTCTCTTTGGGAGTTGCCGTCATTCCAATTTGTGTCGCTCCTTCGAAGTAGTCCAATACCTCTCTCCAGGCAGAGTCCTCAGAAGCACTCCCTCGGTGACACTCATCAATCACAACCAAGTCGAAAAAATCACGGCTGAAATGCTTGTATGCATTCATAGCCTCTTCATTACCAGTTAAGCCTTGATAAAGAGCGAAATAAACCTGGTAAGACTTGTCGATCTTTCGATGTTTGATAATGTGCATGATATCGTTACCGAAAGGGGAGAAGTCGCCATTTTTAGTTTGGGATAACAATGCATTTCTGTCCGCAAGAAAAAGGATCCGTTTTTTTATTCCCCCTTTCCAAAGTCTCCAGATGATATTAAAGGCCGTAAACGTTTTACCTGTTCCTGTGGCCATAACCAAGAGGATTCGGTTTTGGCCATTGGCGACGGCTTCCAAAGTCCTGTTGATGGCATTCATCTGGTAGTACCTTGGTTCCAACCCGCCTTCTTCAGAATAATATCCTTGTTCCAGTACTTTTCTTGGTTCAGGATCATCAAGTCCTTTGAACCTTAAGTACTTGTTCCATAAAGTCTCGGGTGATGGAAATTCGCCTAATGCGATTTCAGTTTCAATGTTTTCAGAAACCGTTTTATCGTGAAAGACAAATGAATCTCCATTTGAGGTAAAAACGAAGGGAATTTGAAGAATATCAGAATACTCTAACGCTTGTTGCATACCCGTTCCCACAGGCTGCTTGTTATCTTTTGCTTCAATAATGGCGATTGGCTCATTATCGCGGAAGTATAAGATGTAATCAGCTCGTTTCCGTTTTCCACGGGTATTCATTTTTCCCTGAACGATAATACGCCCATCGGTAAATGACTTTTCCTCACGCACTTGGGATTTCATATCCCAACCTGCTTCGGCTAGTGCTGGGTTGATGAATTTGGTGCAGATATCCCTTTCAGAAAGGTTCTTCTTGTTCATAGTTTAGGCCTGCGTCAGAATACCAAAATAGGAAAAGAATTAATTGGAGACAAATTCTGCAAATCCAAGAACCTTTTTCAGCTTATCCAAAGTTGAGTCAATTAAGGGGATATTTATTATTCAATCCTCTTCACCCCGCCGCCGAAACCCAACCCGCTTCAGCGGAGGTTCGGATTCAGCCTTTAGCAACTGCTCCAAATAAGTAAAAATCGTCTGGATCTCTTCTTGGTGATGCGAAAGTCCTCGCTCCAATTGCTCAAGTCTGAGCAGGGTGTCTTTATGCGTCAAAAGCAATTCCCTCATTTTGGTAAAGACCCTAATAATCTGAATATTCACCTGAATAGCTACCGGACTTTTCAAAACCCCAGATAGCATCGCAACACCCTGTTCCGTAAAGGCAAGCGGAAGGTAACGCGTACCTCCCCAACTTGAGGTGCCAAATTGGCTCCTCAAGATCTCGAGTTCTTCAGTGGTGAGTTCAAACATAAAGTCCTCTGGAAATCTTTCCAGGTTTCGACGGACTTGTCGTTTAAGGTATTTGGTTTCTACACCATACAGCTCAGCTAAATCGCGATCCAGCAAGACTTTTTGTCCACGGATAAGGTGAATTTTTCGAATGACAAGTTCTTCTGGAAGTGTGGAGTTGGTTGATTTTTCCATGACGATGATAGTAAATGTTTGGTTAGTTTTAGGTTATTGGTTGAACTAAAATAGAGGATTTCGATGATTTAGGTTTCGATATACGGATAAGGGGCTCCTACCTCACACACCGAACAGTAAACCGTCTCACCTTCTTAGCCTTATCCCGAATATGAAAATCATGCCCATGCTTTACATAGGTATGCTCATAGATATGTAAGTGCAAGGTGGAATCTGGAGCTTCGGGTTCCAGGATCCAAAAGGTGGCGGCTGGGTATTTGGCCAGTTTTCGATCGCTTTGGGCTTTGTGGCCTTGAATCCAGCCGGTGGATTGCAGCTGGAGGCCGGTGGAATCGTTAAACAGGTTTAGTCCGATGACGCGTTCCGAAGAGCGTAGACTTTCATGTTCGATATTTTCTGTTTCCAGCGTACTGTCTTCAATGCCCATGGCTGTTTGATAGAGGTCTACCGCGGCTTCCCAATCCTGCCAGGTGGGGATGCGCCATCCGGGTGGACAAACGCTATCGAGGGTTTGGTAGGAGTAATAATTCGATTCACAGCGGTAGTGGTCCTTTTGGCCTTCGCACCAGGAGAGGCGGGTTTCGTAGCGTAGGTTGGATTGGAACCACCAGGTGTCACCGAGTTTTACAATGGGATAGATTTCGCTGTCTCTGGGGTCTATTATCGTGTCCTGGGAAAAGATGGAGGTGGTGAAAAGGAGGGAGGTTAACAGGAGGAAAAAGGCTCTGGTGATGCTGGAAAAGGGAAGGCTTGAGTCCATAAATATTTTCGCGAATTATTGGAAAAAGTTAAGATTAAAAGTTCGAATCCTGAGGTTTCGTTTAATGGACATACCTCTTATCTATTTCAATAGGATCCGAAAAATACGCTTCAGAGCGTATTGTTTGAGCAGTATACTCTTTTTTCATTTGAGTATAGCTTAATTCAACAAAATCTTAGACCAGACGCTGCAGCAAAATGATCGTTGGCTGGTCCCGAAGGCAGGGGCGGAACCTCTCCAAATTCATTCATTAATTCTTAATAAACTATGAAAAGAATCACTTTGTTAGTGGCTATTATTAGCTTGAGTTTTTGCGGATTTGCGCAAAATCCACCGTCTACCATTGTCAATACCGGCAACGGTTTAATCTATCATCGCATTCAAACGGTTTCCGAATACCTGTCTTTAGGCGGATCAATTGTAAACGTTCCTCTCGATCCGGCTTGGGGAAAGAAGTCGAAGTCTGGAAGTACACTTAATTGTGGAAAAGGACAAGGATGCTGTTGGCACTCCGTAGTAGCTCCCGAACCCAACGATATTTTGGGGGAAATTACCTTGGTTGAACAATACGGAGATGACGGATCTTATATGCCGGAAACACCCGGATTATATGCTTATTACAATGCGCAGGTAGATGAAATATTGTTTCACCCTTAAAACGATAGTGAGGCAACCGTTTCCAGGAGCGGTTGCCTTTTTTCTTTCGGTTATGAATATTCGGTCGTTTGTTTGCTTGTTTGGAATATTGCTTCCCTTATTTCTGTTTTCTCAGGCCGTTCAATCTCCCTTTCGCACCGAGCATCCACATGGAGCCAAACTGGATTCGATGGTTCGTACAGAGGTAGGTGGGGCTTTGGACGACAGCTATTTTATCATTACCTATCCCGTTGTTGGGGCTACAACCAGCTGGGTACCTCAATTTGTTGAGACTTATCAATCGGTAAAAAAATTGGGCCGACAGGTTGTTCTCGTTCTTAACAATCAGGGTGGATTAAGGGCCCGGGATTTGCCTTTGTTTCTACAAGAAACCCTCCAACTAAACCAGGAAGAAATTAAAAAAATAACGGTAGTCTCTGATACCCAATTATACCATACCCTCAATCAAAAAACGAACTTGGTCAGGTTGTTCTATTTCTACCGCAGGCATTTGTACTATAATGGCTCCACCAAATGGAATAAAACGAACCCCATATACTTTCCCCGGGAAAGAGTAGAAATAAACTTTGACCGAAAAACCGAGCTGTTGGACATCGATACGCTGCTGGTTCAGGCCAAGGATCCAGTATTTAAGTACCAGCCAAATCAGTGGTTGCTGCTGACCAATACGCGAAACGAAATTGTACGGATCCATTCCATTTCGGGTAAGGCAGAGTTACTTTTAAATGTATCCAAACGGTACAGTGCTGCAGATTTATACTGCACCTTTTTTGCCCGCAACGATTCTTCAAAATGCCGTTACGCCCAGGAATATGAGCCCAAAGTACGTGCCACCGGAAGAAAAATCGTTCGGGTATCGTCGGTTCATCCCTTGGGAAAGGATACCCTGATGTTTACCCTCCAACTCGAGGTAATGGAGGTCAACGAGGAGGTATTTGCCTTCAAAAATGATCAAGGAGACTCCACCCTTATTAATAAGGGGCAGTCAGTATTGACTCCCTATTCCTTGCTTGGTTTTTACGACCTGAAAACGGGTGCCATATCATTTAGAAAAGTAGAGGAAGTGTCTCCTCAAGGGCAAAGGGAGCATTATACCATGTTGGAAAACGGATTGCGAGTAGAGCAAAACCGAATCTATACGTCCAGCTTAGTTTACACGCCTGATTCCACCTTGCTCCATTTGACCCAGATCGATTTGACTGATTCGTCAGCCCAGGTGGTAGGCTACCGCGAACCGGCCTCCATCCAATCCGCCAAGTTCGATTTGTTTTATAACCAAACCTTTTTCGTAAACTATTCTTCCCAAAGCTTAGTCATTCTAAATTGTGAGCCCGATCTCTATTTGGAGGGGCAGAATGAAATTCAATCTCGTTTTTTTGGTGACGGACACAAGCCTTACGCCCAGGAGAGTATTCCGTCTTATTTAGAAGACACGTTGACAGCCAAGATCAATTTTCTAATTCACGATGTTAGCCCTATTATAGACGGGAAATTCTTGGCGGCCTACATCAAATACCAAGGTAGACCGCTGCTCGAAATAAAAAACAGGATGCTAAAAACAGTGGACGTCATTGACTTGAGTTACCTGCCGCCATTCGCCAATTACAATGCAGATCCCTTCCGCAACGATATGCAAA is a window encoding:
- a CDS encoding restriction endonuclease; the protein is MKAYFIRALWGEYTQIFKDRRFAAIGWLDKIPAEPHSRDYFIQEHRRLFPDNGDARTYQNAGQIFRFWNHIKEGDIVVSTYRDGRLIVGKATGNPYFEKDDFTFYERIPVQWNDQTVNRYQLSIGLQNTLKSSLTVFSISQVEEIAQAAGFDVPESKKKDTIPFDQAKLTENIRKKILTLDAAEFELLVSKLLQTLGFEATQETGHVGDRGIDYEGILKVNGVASVKLQVQVKRYESNKINDTDIRNFRGSLKRDFQGTFITLSNFAPKAIEGANNPAMETINLINGKQFVDLFILQYDDVMKLLFDDENEVLIEKLQFKKTLIPL
- a CDS encoding ORF6N domain-containing protein, which gives rise to MEKSTNSTLPEELVIRKIHLIRGQKVLLDRDLAELYGVETKYLKRQVRRNLERFPEDFMFELTTEELEILRSQFGTSSWGGTRYLPLAFTEQGVAMLSGVLKSPVAIQVNIQIIRVFTKMRELLLTHKDTLLRLEQLERGLSHHQEEIQTIFTYLEQLLKAESEPPLKRVGFRRRGEED
- a CDS encoding SAM-dependent DNA methyltransferase, whose product is MSTITTNIKGIRDIMRKDSGVDGDAQRISQMVWMLFMKIFADKEEEWAITLNNYKSPIPEDLKWQNWASDEEGLTGDDLMEFINNELFPTLKELDIKTSPQAHIIRSIFEDTYNYMKNGTLFRQVINQINKIDFNSTSERHLFNDIYETILKELQSAGSSGEYYTPRAVTQFMVDIVDPQLDESVLDPACGTGGFLTCSIDHKKKLVKNDKDEAKLQASIRGIEKKPLPHLLCTTNLMLHGFDVPAVKRGNLLTRPYADWSSKDRVNVILTNPPFGGVEEDGTETNFPQKFRTKETADLFLALIIRVLKKGGRCAVVLPDGSLFGEGVKTRIKEELLAKCNLHTIVRLPNGVFNPYTGIKTNVLFFEKGNPTEDIWYFEHPYPEGVKSYNKGKPIRIQEFDLEKSWWNDRDDESFKKFAWKISAEEIRNRNYNLDIKNPYQESDDLASPEELLEEFQQVENQISSIQQEIVTVLNEALK
- a CDS encoding restriction endonuclease subunit S → MELLKHFKALTLHPKNAQELRGLILQLAIEGKLTSEWRRQNPDIESASDLLKKIQEEKVRLVKLGKIRRTEEIQLAYNIYPKSKKPKKWKVVPLGNIVEIVRGVTFPSSEKSIIDSSENIPCLRTANVQEKVDWDDLIYVNRKFVKRDDQILRLGDVIMSMANSKELVGKVALIDNQMNREYTLGGFISAIRPYKVDSNYLAFFLKAPSTRTNLILSSSQTTNIANISVGRLRPIEIPIPPIEEQKVIVHIVNQLFDEVNQLENLTQKRVQLKENWVTSALRRLSQSQDTELQRDWEMVQQHLGTFFTEKTNVQKLRETILQLAVQGKLTAHWRSIRQAQEPPMEPASELLTRIQKEKARLVKEGKIRKERTLPPILPEEVPFELPKGWVWCRFGELVKFMAYGTSQKTNDNDENVPVLRMGNITSKGQLTFGNLKYIPPDHKDLPKLYLDKYDLVFNRTNSYDLVGKSGVYFGEGFTYTLASYLIKVSLVMKFVDPVYINNYINSMICRVTQINPQITAQTNQANFSGTKLRNILVPFAPLIEQKVIVEKVNGLMALCDRLEEQIELKNRVQEDWMKSCLKQVFS
- a CDS encoding DEAD/DEAH box helicase family protein; protein product: MNKKNLSERDICTKFINPALAEAGWDMKSQVREEKSFTDGRIIVQGKMNTRGKRKRADYILYFRDNEPIAIIEAKDNKQPVGTGMQQALEYSDILQIPFVFTSNGDSFVFHDKTVSENIETEIALGEFPSPETLWNKYLRFKGLDDPEPRKVLEQGYYSEEGGLEPRYYQMNAINRTLEAVANGQNRILLVMATGTGKTFTAFNIIWRLWKGGIKKRILFLADRNALLSQTKNGDFSPFGNDIMHIIKHRKIDKSYQVYFALYQGLTGNEEAMNAYKHFSRDFFDLVVIDECHRGSASEDSAWREVLDYFEGATQIGMTATPKETKRVSNIDYYGDPVYTYSLKQGIDDGFLAPYKVVRIATSVDDGWRPTKGMLDKYGNEIIDRIYNLTDYDRNLVIDERTELVAHKVSEFLKNTDRFSKTIIFCDDINHANRMRQALINENADLVAKHRNYVVKITGDDQVGKQELDNFIDVEERFPVIATTSKMLTTGIDTKMVKLIVLDSTIKSTTEFKQIVGRGTRIREAEGKVFFTIMDFKKATNLFADPDFDGDPVQIYEPATGDSVVPPEIPGDGDSKPKGGRDDVIISDPLPGVPKYYVNNVPIDVVREQVQYYGKDGKLITESLKDYTRTNIKKEFSSLEAFLNKWSETEKKEELITELTEHGVLFEALREEVGKDMDAFDLICHVAFGQPPLTRKERANAVRKRNYFSKYGPVAKKVIESLLDKYEDEGIGSIEKGSILKVRPLNEIGSPVEIVKAFGNKEAFERAINELETELYKSA